One genomic segment of Myripristis murdjan chromosome 20, fMyrMur1.1, whole genome shotgun sequence includes these proteins:
- the gcm2 gene encoding chorion-specific transcription factor GCMb → MSRPEEREEADCVCSVGMKLTWDINDPKLPQDTKQFDPFQEWTDGYVRFIYNGEDKNAQRHLSGWAMRNTNNHNCQILKKSCLGVVVCSRGCTLPDGSRLQLRPAICDKARQKQQKKLCPSCNAALELLPCRGHSGYPVTNFWRVDGKAIFFQAKGVHDHPRPESKSETEARRSSVKRRVSSPPFTQKRRLIETQPLGPALLSCVDPPERFSFIAEPNFPLQSQHYPAFQSPEPYYNSHNALGEAPPTLQKSANPRLYMRPGCGYEFPGYLTPSYPATSDLCDPRVLGSTSSSSSAPLSSSSSSFDQTKPPASWKELNHHYYSPEYPCRYPGNGPGSPAALQTIITTTTKVSYQPCPKPPAAALPPYQSCPKPPAGLPSYQTCAPPPKAAGLPGCSSLLDDASSSSSFSSELKVSEESGGVIKSLSFPPDALQTKTERADAYDYRYSYPNYRYDEY, encoded by the exons ATGTCCCGGCCCGAGGAGCGCGAGGAGGCGGACTGCGTGTGCTCGGTCGGAATGAAGCTCACCTGGGACATCAACGACCCCAAACTGCCGCAG GACACAAAGCAGTTCGACCCGTTCCAGGAGTGGACAGACGGTTACGTCCGCTTCATCTACAACG GTGAAGACAAGAATGCTCAGCGTCACCTGTCAGGCTGGGCCATGAGAaacaccaacaaccacaactgccaGATCCTGAAGAAGTCGTGTTTGGGCGTGGTGGTCTGCTCTCGCGGCTGCACGCTGCCGGACGGGTCCCGCCTGCAGCTCCGCCCGGCCATCTGCGACAAAGCCCGGCAGAAACAGCAGA agaagCTGTGTCCCAGCTGTAATGCCGCTCTGGAGCTGTTGCCGTGTCGGGGTCACAGCGGATATCCTGTCACCAACTTCTGGAGAGTCGACGGAAAAGCCATTTTCTtccag GCAAAAGGTGTCCATGACCACCCGAGGCCAGAGTCCAAATCTGAGACCGAGGCCAGGCGAAGCTCCGTGAAGCGACGGGTCAGCTCTCCGCCGTTCACACAGAAAAGACGACTCATCGAAACACAG ccTCTGGGTCCGGCTCTGCTCTCCTGTGTCGACCCTCCCGAGCGTTTCTCCTTCATCGCCGAGCCAAATTTCCCCCTGCAGTCGCAACATTACCCAGCATTCCAGAGCCCCGAGCCCTACTACAACTCCCACAATGCCCTGGGagaggccccgcccaccctACAGAAATCAGCCAATCCAAGACTGTATATGAGGCCTGGGTGTGGCTATGAGTTTCCAGGCTACCTGACTCCCTCTTATCCGGcaacctctgacctctgtgaccctag ggTCCTGGGCTCCACCTCCTCGTCTTCatcagctcctctctcctcctcctcctcatcctttgATCAGACCAAACCTCCTGCCAGCTGGAAGGAGCTCAACCACCACTACTACAGCCCCGAGTACCCCTGCCGTTACCCCGGCAACGGCCCGGGATCCCCTGCTGCCCTGCagaccatcatcaccaccacaacCAAG GTCTCGTACCAGCCTTGTCCGAAGCCTCCTGCAGCGGCTCTGCCTCCTTACCAGTCGTGTCCTAAGCCTCCGGCGGGTCTGCCCTCCTACCAGACCTGTGCTCCTCCTCCCAAAGCCGCGGGGCTTCCCGGCTGCTCCTCCCTGCTGGAcgacgcctcctcctcctcctctttctcctctgagCTCAAAGTGAGTGAGGAGTCAGGAGGAGTCATCAAGTCTCTGTCCTTCCCCCCCGACGCCCTGCAGACCAAGACGGAGCGAGCCGACGCCTACGACTACCGCTACAGCTACCCCAACTACCGCTACGACGAGTACTGA